A window of the Lactuca sativa cultivar Salinas chromosome 7, Lsat_Salinas_v11, whole genome shotgun sequence genome harbors these coding sequences:
- the LOC111892954 gene encoding methyl-CpG-binding domain-containing protein 10 isoform X2: protein MASSGPNDEVVSLELPAPPGWKKMFLPKVGGTPKKNEITFTAPTGEEISNRKQLEKYLKAHPGGAKMSEFDWGSFETPRRSSRISEKVKSTPPLQETEPMMKRARKSSGSKKGKKEKEDFPEPITDIDVELKEAGKDMKDDEKQKENDKIAPEEENDEIAPEETEGKENNEDETEEEVNEIPKMPLLDEATNKVNEEKRADHHAAIANNEGESRDAEQTVAVREAEGQKGNFEDVSDKKVEEEEGEMGIHGGKWCQAARALGKYVCM, encoded by the exons ATGGCAAGCTCGGGTCCGAATGATGAAGTTGTTTCATTGGAGCTCCCTGCACCTCCTGGCTGGAAAAAGATG TTTTTGCCAAAGGTAGGGGGGACACCAAAGAAGAATGAAATTACGTTCACTGCCCCTACGGGGGAAGAGATCAGTAACAGGAAGCAGCTGGAGAAGTACTTGAAAGCACACCCTGGAGGGGCAAAAATGTCAGAATTTGATTGGGGAAGTTTTGAGACCCCGAGAAGGTCTTCAAGAATCAGTGAGAAAGTGAAGTCAACTCCACCATTACAAGAGACTGAGCCTATGATGAAACGGGCTAGAAAGTCTTCAGGGTCAAAGAAGGGTAAAAAAGAGAAAGAAGATTTCCCCGAACCAATCACTGACATAGATGTTGAATTGAAAGAGGCTGGAAAAGATATGAAAGATGACGAGAAACAAAAGGAAAATGACAAAATTGCCCCTGAAGAGGAAAATGACGAAATCGCCCCTGAAGAAACCGAAGGAAAGGAAAACAATGAAGATGAAACCGAAGAAGAGGtcaatgaaatcccaaaaatgcCCCTGTTGGATGAAGCTACGAATAAGGTCAACGAAGAGAAACGAGCTGATCATCATGCTGCCATTGCAAACAACGAAGGAGAAAGCCGTGATGCAGAGCAAACAGTAGCAGTTAGAGAGGCTGAGGGGCAAAAGGGTAATTTTGAGGATGTTTCTGACAAAaaggtggaagaagaagaaggggaaatGGGAATCCATGGTGGAAAATGGTGTCAAGCCGCTAGGGCATTAGGTAAGTATGTATGCATGTAA
- the LOC111892954 gene encoding methyl-CpG-binding domain-containing protein 10 isoform X1, whose translation MASSGPNDEVVSLELPAPPGWKKMVLAFPISLLFLPKVGGTPKKNEITFTAPTGEEISNRKQLEKYLKAHPGGAKMSEFDWGSFETPRRSSRISEKVKSTPPLQETEPMMKRARKSSGSKKGKKEKEDFPEPITDIDVELKEAGKDMKDDEKQKENDKIAPEEENDEIAPEETEGKENNEDETEEEVNEIPKMPLLDEATNKVNEEKRADHHAAIANNEGESRDAEQTVAVREAEGQKGNFEDVSDKKVEEEEGEMGIHGGKWCQAARALGKYVCM comes from the exons ATGGCAAGCTCGGGTCCGAATGATGAAGTTGTTTCATTGGAGCTCCCTGCACCTCCTGGCTGGAAAAAGATGGTTCTCGCTTTCCCCATCTCTTTACTT TTTTTGCCAAAGGTAGGGGGGACACCAAAGAAGAATGAAATTACGTTCACTGCCCCTACGGGGGAAGAGATCAGTAACAGGAAGCAGCTGGAGAAGTACTTGAAAGCACACCCTGGAGGGGCAAAAATGTCAGAATTTGATTGGGGAAGTTTTGAGACCCCGAGAAGGTCTTCAAGAATCAGTGAGAAAGTGAAGTCAACTCCACCATTACAAGAGACTGAGCCTATGATGAAACGGGCTAGAAAGTCTTCAGGGTCAAAGAAGGGTAAAAAAGAGAAAGAAGATTTCCCCGAACCAATCACTGACATAGATGTTGAATTGAAAGAGGCTGGAAAAGATATGAAAGATGACGAGAAACAAAAGGAAAATGACAAAATTGCCCCTGAAGAGGAAAATGACGAAATCGCCCCTGAAGAAACCGAAGGAAAGGAAAACAATGAAGATGAAACCGAAGAAGAGGtcaatgaaatcccaaaaatgcCCCTGTTGGATGAAGCTACGAATAAGGTCAACGAAGAGAAACGAGCTGATCATCATGCTGCCATTGCAAACAACGAAGGAGAAAGCCGTGATGCAGAGCAAACAGTAGCAGTTAGAGAGGCTGAGGGGCAAAAGGGTAATTTTGAGGATGTTTCTGACAAAaaggtggaagaagaagaaggggaaatGGGAATCCATGGTGGAAAATGGTGTCAAGCCGCTAGGGCATTAGGTAAGTATGTATGCATGTAA